From a region of the Vibrio ostreae genome:
- the ppiC gene encoding peptidylprolyl isomerase PpiC, with protein sequence MARTAAALHILVKHKEQADDIMQQLKKGAKFQTLAKKYSQCPSGKRGGDLGEFRQGQMVPQFDKACFKGEVLTPQLVKTKFGWHVIKVLYRT encoded by the coding sequence ATGGCAAGAACGGCAGCAGCGTTGCATATTCTGGTAAAACACAAAGAACAAGCTGACGATATTATGCAGCAGCTGAAAAAAGGCGCCAAGTTTCAGACTCTGGCGAAGAAATATTCCCAGTGCCCTTCGGGCAAACGCGGCGGTGATCTGGGTGAATTTCGCCAGGGCCAAATGGTGCCGCAGTTTGATAAAGCGTGTTTTAAAGGCGAAGTGCTCACTCCGCAACTGGTCAAGACCAAGTTTGGTTGGCACGTGATTAAGGTGTTGTATCGGACATGA
- a CDS encoding chemotaxis protein: protein MAKTPSKANQSQGMLMFTLNMQKQLFAIGTLKVREIIPFMPMTQIPYSHHHVVGTVTFRNTTVPVIDMAAAIGFRPIHPDEYEKSYLIVTDCLRTVVAFMVRGIEKIIECDWRSIEPSPPSAGRNVFVTGITRYEQKIVQMLDVELLLSKIYPQYESTKVPMLTDVERERLKALNIMLVDDSSIARKQLADALDRINIPYQICKNGLEAIDMMRRLAADHQAIDILVSDIEMPGLDGYELAFEVQNDAHLSHAYCILHTSLSSEICVDRAHQVGAHEALEKFNATELIEAMLRGAKKLSQPALSSSH from the coding sequence ATGGCTAAAACTCCCAGTAAGGCAAATCAGTCGCAGGGCATGCTGATGTTCACGCTGAATATGCAAAAACAGCTGTTCGCGATTGGAACATTAAAAGTACGCGAAATTATTCCTTTTATGCCGATGACTCAGATTCCCTACTCACATCACCATGTGGTTGGTACTGTTACCTTCCGCAACACCACCGTGCCGGTGATTGATATGGCAGCGGCGATCGGTTTTCGCCCGATCCACCCGGATGAATATGAAAAAAGCTATCTGATCGTCACTGACTGCCTGCGTACTGTCGTGGCATTTATGGTGCGCGGGATTGAAAAGATCATCGAATGTGACTGGCGCAGTATTGAGCCATCTCCGCCGTCAGCCGGGCGCAATGTTTTCGTGACAGGTATTACCCGCTACGAGCAGAAAATCGTTCAGATGCTGGATGTCGAACTGCTGCTGTCTAAAATTTACCCGCAGTATGAATCCACTAAAGTGCCGATGCTGACCGATGTGGAACGTGAGCGACTCAAAGCCCTCAATATCATGCTGGTGGATGACTCATCTATCGCACGTAAACAGCTGGCGGATGCGCTGGATCGTATCAATATCCCTTACCAGATCTGTAAAAACGGTCTCGAAGCGATTGATATGATGCGCAGACTGGCTGCAGACCATCAGGCGATTGATATCCTGGTCAGCGACATTGAAATGCCGGGACTGGATGGCTACGAGTTGGCATTTGAGGTACAAAACGACGCTCACCTCAGCCATGCCTACTGCATCTTGCACACCTCACTGTCGAGTGAAATCTGTGTCGATCGTGCCCATCAGGTCGGCGCACATGAAGCATTAGAGAAATTTAACGCCACCGAACTGATTGAAGCTATGCTGCGCGGTGCCAAAAAACTGAGCCAGCCCGCGCTCTCTTCCAGCCACTGA
- a CDS encoding MmcQ/YjbR family DNA-binding protein yields MALTNTPRQTLIEFIESLPQVQADYPFGPEPLVYKIRGKMFVLFFESASEWFVNLKCTPQDGEILTSQFNAIRPGYHMNKRHWISVALQGDVEPGMIEDLCLRSYQLVVNKLRKGEREALQRLWPQGKA; encoded by the coding sequence ATGGCGCTGACAAACACACCCAGGCAGACGCTGATTGAATTTATCGAAAGCTTGCCGCAGGTACAGGCGGACTATCCCTTTGGTCCTGAGCCTCTGGTGTATAAAATTCGCGGCAAAATGTTTGTGCTGTTTTTTGAATCGGCCTCGGAGTGGTTTGTGAACCTGAAATGCACTCCTCAAGACGGTGAAATTCTCACCAGCCAGTTTAATGCGATTCGGCCGGGCTACCATATGAACAAGCGTCACTGGATTTCAGTCGCGCTGCAGGGAGATGTGGAGCCGGGAATGATCGAAGATCTGTGTCTGCGTTCTTACCAGTTGGTTGTGAATAAACTAAGGAAAGGGGAGCGCGAAGCCTTGCAGCGTTTGTGGCCGCAAGGCAAGGCGTGA
- a CDS encoding MarR family winged helix-turn-helix transcriptional regulator — protein sequence MDAIDRVLAQWQAERPQLDTLPMGIMGRMMRLIKHLEAAVGELHKQHGLKMGEFDVLATLLRSGAPYQLTPSELLSSMMLTSGAMTNRLDKLDQKGLITRVHSTADRRSIEVKLSEQGLLLINTLVQEHVNIQQQLTQSLSPQQQQALTLLLKQWLSDFEAQE from the coding sequence ATGGATGCGATTGATCGCGTACTTGCACAGTGGCAGGCAGAGCGGCCACAGTTAGACACTTTACCTATGGGTATCATGGGACGCATGATGCGTTTGATTAAGCACCTTGAAGCAGCGGTGGGCGAGTTGCACAAGCAGCATGGTCTGAAAATGGGCGAATTTGACGTGCTCGCCACGTTGCTGCGATCCGGAGCCCCTTATCAGTTGACACCGTCAGAGCTGCTTTCTTCTATGATGCTTACCTCAGGCGCGATGACCAACCGGCTGGATAAACTGGATCAGAAAGGCCTGATCACCCGCGTACACAGCACGGCGGATCGACGCAGTATTGAAGTCAAACTCAGTGAGCAGGGATTGTTATTAATTAATACTTTGGTGCAGGAACATGTCAACATTCAACAGCAGTTAACCCAGTCGTTGAGCCCGCAGCAGCAGCAGGCGCTGACACTGTTACTCAAACAGTGGTTGAGTGATTTCGAAGCGCAGGAGTAA
- a CDS encoding DMT family transporter — translation MNILFAMIPAFLWGTTYAVTKSTLADWPPLALGALRALPAGLLLLALKPSWPDKTSWKTLSMVGLVNIAAFFSLIFVMALTLPSAISGVGMVSVPVFAMGYHWLVRRQRPSLIQLMCGLGLVLLAWMLFDPKTLSLNPFGLMAMLAAIMCIIFGSTLTKALGGRIHWWSVLTWQLIIGGLALSAAALVHALIEPHAYLEALHHFSARNAIGILWIVLANTVIGYGLYVWLLQRMSVVDFTFGGIANPVAGIVCGGLLLSEFYQPQQYALMAGMIVMSLLPQVIALLRQRRPLKLAAHS, via the coding sequence ATGAACATTTTATTTGCCATGATTCCTGCCTTCCTGTGGGGAACCACCTACGCTGTCACTAAATCTACCTTGGCCGACTGGCCACCTTTGGCACTAGGAGCGTTGCGCGCACTGCCTGCCGGTCTGCTGCTGCTTGCTCTAAAACCAAGCTGGCCTGATAAGACAAGCTGGAAAACGCTGAGTATGGTTGGCCTGGTCAATATTGCCGCATTCTTCAGCCTGATCTTTGTCATGGCTTTAACGCTGCCATCAGCCATTTCGGGGGTTGGTATGGTGTCTGTCCCTGTCTTTGCCATGGGCTACCATTGGCTGGTCCGGCGTCAACGACCATCGCTGATTCAGTTGATGTGCGGTCTAGGCCTGGTGCTGCTCGCCTGGATGCTGTTTGATCCTAAAACCCTTAGCCTCAACCCGTTTGGTCTGATGGCCATGCTGGCAGCAATCATGTGCATCATTTTTGGTTCAACCCTGACCAAGGCACTGGGTGGACGCATTCACTGGTGGTCAGTGCTGACCTGGCAACTGATCATTGGCGGCCTGGCGCTGAGCGCGGCTGCATTGGTACACGCTTTGATTGAACCTCATGCCTATCTGGAGGCGCTACATCATTTTTCTGCCCGTAACGCTATCGGCATCCTATGGATAGTGCTGGCCAATACTGTTATCGGTTATGGTTTGTATGTGTGGCTACTGCAACGTATGTCGGTGGTCGATTTTACCTTTGGCGGTATCGCCAATCCGGTGGCCGGTATTGTGTGCGGGGGCTTGTTACTGAGTGAATTTTACCAACCGCAGCAATATGCCTTGATGGCCGGGATGATCGTCATGTCATTATTACCTCAGGTGATCGCGCTGCTGCGTCAGCGCCGCCCGTTAAAACTGGCTGCTCACTCATGA
- a CDS encoding GGDEF domain-containing protein, which translates to MTDDDFKKSTANLKQAVPLMIKNHVAATPANYALWYTYVDNSMPQLNEEMDAILANFDLFPPATGEHLYKTHIATRAETSVSELRNNIELLANEICCSMSDTMTDTSAFEAAIDKSLNDLERVEHEELSIEEVMMMIRQFVSESHDIRHSTRFLNNQLQSASQEISRLKAQLATVQRDALFDSLSGLYNRRAFNDDLAALMHGHQPMSIILLDIDHFKRFNDEFGHLFGDNIIRSLGKRLQASCREGITAYRFGGEEFALILPNKSLRSARQFADTLRRSIEKLKVRDRRNNNQVGNITASFGVSQRDDLDSAQSLLDRADQMLYDAKHLGRNRVMPI; encoded by the coding sequence ATGACTGACGACGATTTCAAAAAATCCACGGCCAACCTCAAACAAGCCGTTCCACTGATGATCAAAAACCATGTTGCCGCGACGCCTGCCAACTACGCGCTCTGGTACACCTATGTTGATAACAGTATGCCTCAGTTGAACGAGGAGATGGACGCCATTCTGGCCAACTTCGATCTGTTCCCGCCAGCCACTGGTGAGCATCTCTACAAGACGCACATAGCGACCAGAGCCGAAACCAGCGTCAGTGAACTGCGCAACAATATCGAATTGCTGGCCAATGAAATCTGCTGCTCCATGTCAGACACCATGACGGACACCAGTGCATTTGAGGCCGCTATCGATAAAAGTCTGAATGACCTTGAACGGGTTGAGCATGAAGAGCTTTCCATCGAGGAAGTGATGATGATGATCCGTCAGTTTGTCAGTGAATCACACGATATCCGGCACTCGACCCGTTTCCTCAACAACCAGTTACAGAGTGCCAGTCAGGAAATATCACGCCTGAAAGCGCAGCTGGCGACGGTACAGCGCGATGCCCTGTTTGACAGCCTGTCTGGCCTGTATAACCGCCGAGCCTTTAATGATGATCTGGCCGCCCTAATGCATGGCCACCAGCCAATGAGCATTATTTTGCTCGACATCGATCATTTTAAAAGATTTAACGACGAATTTGGCCACCTGTTCGGCGACAATATCATACGCAGCCTGGGTAAACGTCTGCAGGCGAGTTGTCGGGAAGGTATCACTGCTTATCGTTTTGGCGGCGAAGAGTTTGCACTAATCCTGCCGAATAAATCATTGCGCAGCGCACGCCAGTTCGCCGACACGTTGCGCCGCTCAATTGAAAAACTCAAGGTACGCGATCGCCGCAATAATAACCAGGTTGGTAACATTACCGCCTCGTTCGGAGTTTCACAGCGTGATGACCTTGATAGCGCGCAGTCACTGCTCGATCGGGCCGACCAAATGCTGTACGACGCCAAGCACTTGGGACGTAACCGGGTGATGCCGATTTAA
- a CDS encoding aldolase/citrate lyase/malate synthase family protein, with product MNMLTFDKTEIQQQPKPFIAEAVFAVETISADKQCEKQAKAKQLLDRLFPLENGSHQDVTSYMIDYSHVLAYFKDGTHSGLKYPKHFVAYTGGKDNPCSILLRDGSGCHVEVLLGCMKGTGSVELVEIDDIQLETCTTFCQMCDETEPTAAMRHWISLIKGDERGRPQACSEDKEYTSKSGEDYCLSYCFNL from the coding sequence ATGAATATGCTGACATTCGATAAAACAGAAATCCAACAACAACCGAAACCATTTATCGCTGAAGCTGTCTTCGCCGTCGAGACGATCAGCGCTGATAAGCAGTGTGAAAAACAAGCCAAAGCCAAACAGCTGCTCGATCGCCTGTTTCCGCTGGAAAATGGCTCACACCAAGATGTGACCAGCTACATGATTGATTACAGTCACGTACTGGCCTATTTCAAAGACGGTACTCACAGTGGACTGAAATATCCGAAACACTTTGTGGCGTACACTGGCGGAAAAGACAATCCGTGCTCAATCCTGCTGCGTGATGGCAGTGGCTGCCATGTAGAAGTGCTGCTGGGCTGCATGAAAGGCACCGGCAGCGTTGAGTTGGTAGAGATTGACGATATCCAGCTTGAGACCTGTACCACCTTCTGTCAGATGTGTGATGAGACGGAACCGACCGCTGCGATGCGTCACTGGATAAGCCTTATTAAGGGAGACGAGCGTGGCAGACCACAGGCGTGCAGTGAGGATAAAGAATACACGTCCAAAAGCGGAGAAGACTACTGCCTGAGCTACTGCTTTAATCTGTGA
- a CDS encoding DUF3612 domain-containing protein yields the protein MAVSKSLVRQSHFLGTKVRNLRKRNHLTMEDLSARCIRVNPEYAPSVSYLSMIERGKRVPSVEMLEVIANVFQKDPAWFLDDEPEQADITPDKGNRGGISGMALEPSFLFSNDILQIAIPEMLSQTGITGRQFAHLLIRAHQESLQNHFPDLERAAEEVGLKRLNLAVEDLFDIAKSLGLNIRWVQRTPRDVVDELGVSAKQLITSFFEPPGTIYLNEILRQHPTRLKYDLAVYIGHNVLHSKDGLKSVLTVGHTQGWEEQDSQPTSELNSQDILQAWRDFESSFFAGALLCPKVPFRQLLDRNGYEIDVHLKAGVSPSVAMRRMTVVSPYPYWHYFDAYGAGKLKAVYRGNGIPLPWGNMRKVNDPCQHWAVFRRLSEPQPDSSAQISILNVGDEPRIYCCESINMTDPAGNNRVLCAGIDLNPAIAAQGGDALAIAEELKASCVSHGGSTVIPGAIKKDLLTIAKILNINWIERGIENEARLICSRGAVCPRQPSCYAKCDGEE from the coding sequence ATGGCCGTGTCAAAAAGCTTAGTCAGACAGTCTCATTTTCTCGGGACTAAAGTCAGAAACCTGAGAAAACGCAATCACTTAACAATGGAGGATCTCTCCGCACGCTGTATTCGGGTTAATCCGGAGTACGCGCCATCCGTCTCCTACCTGTCGATGATTGAACGGGGCAAACGGGTACCAAGTGTGGAAATGCTCGAGGTGATCGCCAATGTATTTCAAAAAGATCCGGCCTGGTTTCTCGATGACGAGCCGGAGCAGGCCGATATCACCCCGGACAAAGGTAACCGGGGCGGGATCAGCGGCATGGCTCTGGAGCCAAGCTTCTTGTTTTCGAACGACATTTTGCAGATCGCCATACCGGAAATGCTGTCACAAACCGGCATTACCGGTCGCCAGTTTGCTCATCTGCTGATCCGAGCCCACCAGGAAAGCCTGCAGAACCATTTTCCCGATTTGGAACGTGCTGCTGAAGAGGTCGGTCTTAAACGTCTGAACCTGGCGGTGGAAGATCTGTTCGATATCGCCAAAAGCCTGGGACTGAATATTCGCTGGGTACAGCGTACACCTCGTGACGTGGTGGACGAGCTTGGGGTGAGTGCCAAACAGCTTATCACCTCATTTTTTGAACCTCCCGGCACCATTTATCTCAATGAAATCCTGCGCCAGCATCCGACCCGGCTTAAATATGATCTGGCGGTCTACATTGGTCACAATGTCCTGCACAGCAAAGACGGCCTGAAAAGCGTACTCACTGTCGGTCATACGCAGGGCTGGGAAGAGCAAGACAGCCAGCCCACTTCAGAGCTTAACTCGCAGGATATTCTGCAGGCGTGGCGAGACTTTGAATCGAGCTTTTTTGCCGGTGCCCTGCTGTGTCCTAAAGTTCCCTTCCGCCAACTACTCGACCGCAATGGCTATGAAATTGATGTGCACCTCAAAGCCGGTGTATCACCGTCGGTCGCGATGCGCCGTATGACGGTCGTTTCACCCTACCCTTACTGGCACTATTTCGATGCTTACGGAGCAGGAAAGCTCAAAGCGGTTTATCGTGGTAATGGTATCCCTCTGCCCTGGGGCAATATGCGTAAAGTTAACGACCCCTGTCAGCACTGGGCGGTTTTCCGTCGCCTCTCTGAGCCTCAACCGGACAGCTCCGCACAGATCTCGATTCTCAACGTTGGGGACGAACCGCGTATTTACTGCTGTGAATCGATCAACATGACCGATCCTGCCGGCAATAACCGGGTGTTGTGCGCAGGTATCGATCTTAACCCGGCCATTGCAGCGCAAGGTGGAGATGCACTGGCCATCGCAGAAGAGCTGAAAGCGTCTTGCGTCAGTCACGGCGGGAGTACTGTGATTCCGGGCGCAATTAAGAAAGATTTACTCACTATCGCAAAAATTCTTAATATTAACTGGATTGAACGTGGGATTGAAAATGAAGCCCGCTTGATTTGCTCACGTGGTGCAGTCTGTCCGCGTCAACCAAGCTGCTATGCAAAATGCGATGGAGAAGAGTAA
- a CDS encoding alpha-ketoglutarate-dependent dioxygenase AlkB family protein — translation MEKETSGLFDNSPQWIDIADGRLLWVEHFLPQAEADEIQSVLTRELAWQQESITLFGKRVIQPRLQAWYGDQSYTYSGLTMAPTPWTPTLNTLRQQCELAAHSSFNSVLANLYRDGQDSMGWHQDNEPELGHQPVIASLSFGETRRFVLKHLHSKEKFELLLGHGSLLVMAGPTQHYWQHCVPKTAKPREPRINLTFRYIYP, via the coding sequence ATGGAAAAAGAGACATCAGGATTATTTGATAACAGCCCACAATGGATCGATATTGCAGATGGACGTTTGCTGTGGGTAGAACATTTTCTGCCTCAAGCAGAGGCGGACGAGATTCAGTCCGTGCTGACGCGTGAACTCGCTTGGCAGCAGGAGTCGATCACTCTGTTTGGTAAGAGGGTTATTCAGCCACGCCTGCAAGCCTGGTATGGTGACCAAAGCTATACATATTCCGGACTGACTATGGCGCCCACCCCCTGGACTCCAACCCTGAATACGCTGCGCCAACAGTGTGAACTGGCCGCACATTCATCATTTAATTCAGTGCTGGCCAACTTGTATCGCGACGGACAAGACTCTATGGGCTGGCATCAGGACAACGAACCGGAACTGGGCCATCAGCCTGTGATTGCCTCGTTGTCATTCGGTGAAACCCGTCGTTTTGTGTTAAAACATCTGCACAGCAAAGAGAAATTTGAGCTGCTACTGGGGCACGGCTCACTGCTGGTGATGGCAGGCCCTACCCAGCACTACTGGCAGCATTGTGTACCAAAAACCGCAAAGCCCAGAGAGCCGCGTATCAATCTGACTTTTCGGTATATTTACCCTTAG